The following are from one region of the Paenalkalicoccus suaedae genome:
- a CDS encoding YbaB/EbfC family nucleoid-associated protein, whose amino-acid sequence MKNMGNMMKQMQKMQKDMAKAQEELKDETVEATAGGGMVKVIINGEKRILDVQINEEAVDPDDVEMLEDLVLAATNEALTQVDELVQTKMGKFTKGMNIPGLM is encoded by the coding sequence ATGAAAAACATGGGTAATATGATGAAGCAAATGCAAAAGATGCAAAAGGACATGGCAAAGGCGCAAGAGGAGTTAAAGGACGAAACAGTTGAAGCAACAGCCGGTGGTGGTATGGTTAAGGTTATCATTAACGGAGAAAAGCGTATCTTAGACGTACAAATTAATGAAGAAGCGGTTGATCCAGACGACGTGGAAATGCTTGAGGATCTTGTATTAGCTGCAACGAACGAAGCACTAACTCAAGTAGATGAGCTTGTTCAAACGAAGATGGGTAAATTCACTAAAGGAATGAACATTCCTGGATTAATGTAA
- the recR gene encoding recombination mediator RecR, whose translation MQYPMPITKLIDGFMRLPGIGPKTAARLAFYVLDMKEDDVLDFAKALVSVKRELTYCKVCHHITDTDPCRICEDQSRDRTVICVVQDSKDVVAMEKMKEYTGLYHVLHGAISPVEGIGPEDIYIPDLLKRLQNDEIQEMIIATNPNIEGEATAMYISRLVKPTGMKVTRIAHGLPVGGDLEYADEVTLSKAMEGRREL comes from the coding sequence TTGCAATACCCTATGCCGATTACAAAGCTAATCGACGGGTTCATGCGTCTACCGGGGATCGGTCCTAAGACTGCGGCTCGTTTAGCTTTTTATGTGTTAGATATGAAGGAAGATGACGTGTTAGATTTTGCTAAGGCGCTAGTTAGCGTAAAGCGAGAGCTTACGTATTGTAAAGTGTGTCATCACATTACCGATACAGACCCATGCCGTATTTGTGAGGATCAGAGTCGTGATCGCACCGTCATTTGCGTCGTGCAAGATTCGAAGGATGTAGTAGCGATGGAAAAGATGAAGGAATACACTGGTTTATATCATGTGTTACACGGTGCTATTTCGCCAGTTGAGGGTATTGGACCAGAGGACATTTATATTCCGGATTTGTTAAAGCGTCTGCAAAATGATGAGATCCAAGAAATGATTATCGCAACAAACCCTAATATAGAAGGAGAAGCAACGGCGATGTATATTTCTCGCCTTGTAAAACCGACTGGTATGAAGGTGACGCGTATTGCACACGGTCTGCCTGTAGGTGGGGATTTAGAATACGCGGACGAGGTTACCTTATCGAAGGCGATGGAAGGTCGACGTGAACTGTAA
- a CDS encoding YaaL family protein, with product MARGKKRKLRREVDDELIRRLDTIKRKADQHDSYLQHSFDAREDVIGRAKLERAKYYFLLKEARVRNTTFY from the coding sequence ATGGCTAGAGGCAAAAAGCGTAAGCTCCGTCGCGAAGTTGATGATGAACTAATCCGTCGACTAGATACGATTAAACGAAAAGCAGATCAGCACGATAGCTATCTGCAGCATTCATTTGATGCTCGCGAGGACGTTATTGGACGCGCGAAGCTGGAGCGGGCTAAGTATTACTTTTTATTAAAGGAAGCCCGCGTTCGTAATACGACATTTTATTAA
- a CDS encoding pro-sigmaK processing inhibitor BofA family protein, with protein sequence MEAWILIGLVAMIFLLLTGATMFRKLGSLFIRVAIGMLFLFFLNTIGGFFDYRLPFNSLTIGTAAWLGVPWIIALVCADIFLF encoded by the coding sequence ATGGAGGCGTGGATCTTAATTGGATTAGTGGCAATGATTTTTCTTTTATTAACGGGTGCAACAATGTTTCGCAAATTGGGTTCTCTATTCATCCGTGTTGCGATTGGTATGTTATTTCTTTTCTTTTTAAATACGATTGGTGGCTTCTTTGATTATCGATTACCGTTCAATAGTTTAACAATCGGAACGGCTGCATGGCTTGGTGTACCGTGGATTATCGCCTTAGTGTGCGCGGATATTTTTTTATTTTAA